In the genome of Xylanivirga thermophila, the window ACCAACCTATTCTACTGCGTAAAGAACAGGCCGCTGGCGTTCCTCAAGCAGCTGGGCTTCCTGCCCCTTAACTCACGATATGAATTCAATGTACTGCGCCAGTTCTTTGAAAAGGATGAATTCGATACCGAATATCTGCAGGAAGAACTGGAGCTGGCGCAGCATAACCTCCCGCCGCCTGCATTTGAGGAACTTAAGGCCATCCTGCTGGAGCAGGCCGAGCCAAGCGATGTGTGGCGGGCGGCTGCATTTTTCAAGCTCATCCGCTACAGCTACGGCAGCGGCTGCACCTCATACGGCTGCCAGCCCTTTGATATCAGAAAGGTATTCGCCGTTATATGGGAGGCATCAAGGCGACTTGCAAACACGGTGGTGGAAAATAAGGACTTTGAGGCGTTGATCCGGCAGTATGACCGTGATGATGCCTTTTTTTATTGTGATCCGCCCTATTACATGACCGAGGGACATTATGCGGTGGAGTTTCTCAAAACCGACCACCAGCGGCTCCGGGATACGCTGGCAGGTTGCAAAGGAAAATGGATGGTTTCCTACAACGACTGCGAATTCATCCGGGAACTGTATCAGGATTACACCATCACTCCGGTCACCCGCCTGAACAATCTGGCGCAGCGGTATGACGGAGGCTGCGAGTACCCGGAAGTTATCATTACCAACTACGACCCCAAGGAACGGGAAAATGATATGTTCCAGATGAATTTGTTTGACCTTTGTTTTGGAGGTGAGGGTGAAAATGACAGCGATTGAGAAAATGAGATGGGCAAAAGCCATGCTGGAGGAAGAAAGCGGCGGTATCTATCAGTTTGTGGTAGGCAATGTGAATGACGACCTGTATTTGCGATGCGGGGATCGTGCCAACGCAGGGCTGCATCTGACCGTGCAGCAAAACAGAAAAACCGGCAACTATGACTGTATTTTCAAGGGATACATCCGCACGAGCAGCGGCTATCACAACGCCAAAGGCATACAGAAGCTGGCTGACGAGTACAAGCAGGCCGCATATTTTCTCCGAGAAATGGAGATCGCCAATATCTCCCTGACCGAGGATGAGCTTCGCACCTTTGTGGCTGAGCTGAAATCGGTAGATGAACAACAAATCAACGCCCCGCAGATGGGGATGTAAAGGAGGCTTACACTATGAAAATCATTGAAACCAAGGGCAGGATTGCCGATAACGGCAGCATCGTCCTGCCGCCCGGTGTTTTGGAAACCATGTGCGTCACTGCTGGTGATACCGTGCATCTGGCGTACCTGTCCCATCACCCGGTAAAGGAGATCAACAGCTACGGGGAGTTTTTTCTCACCAAGGACGGTATCGACCATGTAACCGAACCGGTGGAAGCGCCGGAATCGGCAGAGCTATCGGTGCCTCATGTGCTTTTGGAGGCGGCAGGGATTCCGCTGGATGACGATCTGGACATCCGCTGTGAGGACGGCGCTATCATCATCGGCAGTGCCGATCCCGTAAAGCAGCTGCCGCCCCAGCTCATGGAACTGTTTGACAGCCTCGGCGTGAACCATGACACCATCTGCTGTGTGCTGGAGGGAGGTGGGGAGGATGAAGAATAAACCTATCTACAAGCTGATGGACGGCAAAGGCCGTGTGCTGATTCCCAAGGAGCTGCGCACCGCCAGCGGCATGGATTACGGCGATATCGTGCGCCTTAATATATCCAACGGCATGGTCAGTGTACAAAAGGTGGATATCATCGAAATCGGCGATCAGTCTCCGGAGGCGGTGGAGGCCTATGTCCGTGCGGCATTTAAGACCATGCCGGACGATACAAGACTCTCCCTCATTTCCGACCTGACTGCCCTGCTGCAGCAGAAAAAGGAGGGCTAACGGATGGAAAGGAAATCTCTATTTACTGACAAAGACTGTTCGGCAACAGGCTTAAACTGCAGCATTCATGGGAAAGTTGTTGTATTGAGTCAGGACAATCCGGAACGGCAGCTGTACTTTTGCCTCTGCGGAAACGGAGCTGGTGCCAATCCAAGCGGCTGTGCTGTCTTTTTAGTATCGCTCCGTACCGGGGAGTTTGCCCTGAAAAAACGCAGTGAAGTCATCGGCATACTGAAGCCGGAGCTTCTGCCAGACAGCGCCAAGCTTCAGCTCTCTCAAATCAGACCGGTGGGAGCGCTGGATTTAAAGAATTATGAGCCAAAATACAGCGGCTACAGCTTTCTGCCCGATGGCCGCTATGCTTCCGGCGTGTGGCTCTGCACCGAACAGGAAGCGCTGGATTATGTGGAGATGCAGAAGCCTTACCAGCATCGCATCATGATCTGCGACCGGGATGATTTTTGTGTGATGGAGCTACAGGAGGGCAGGCTTCTCCATCCCACAGAGGAAGCAATAGAGGCCTTCCGGCAGGCGTCGGGGAACGGGGGTCTTACTATGACGTAAAGGAGGCACAAGCTCATGCGAAATATCCGGATGGAAAAGGATATCATCTTGTACTACGGCAACCCTGCCGGTTATGTCAGCGGCGACAAGGCGGTGGTTGATCCCCTGTTCGAATCAGAGGAACTGAAAGCCTTTCTTAGCCGCCAAAAGGATATCAGCGAGGTGAAATGGACGGACGGCATATACGACCGTCTTGTGAATGGTCAGCGGGATAACCAGGAACTTACCCTGCTGAAAAGCTGCCGTGTATGGCAGCTAAAGCCCGAATCGGATCTCCGGATGCGCTTCATCAGCCTTGCGGATTTCTGCAAGAAGTTCGGCGAACCCAAAATATCCGATTACCAGACAGTCTATGACGGCGAGGTAGAAACCAACGATCTGGAGGCGCTCTACACCAAATTCAATACAGCTCACCCTCCCGGTTATGTAGGGCATTCCCTGTCCATGTCAGATGTGCTGGAGCTGTACGATGAAAACGGTAGCAGCTTCTACTACTGCGACCGCTTCGGCTTTCAGGAAATCGGCTTTGCACCACCGGCGCAGAGCCAAACCATGCAGCTCTAAAGGGGCTGTTTTTTATTATCAAAATGCGAAAGGAGAAAGAAATCATGCCTGATGTAGATGTAAAAATTAATTCCATGTACCCGCCAGGTACCAGCGGCAACATCCGTGCCTACGCTTCAGCAACGGTGGACGGCTGTCTCGGCATCCGGGGCATCAAGGTGGTGGAGGGAGGCCGTGACGGTCTCTTTGTTTCCATGCCAAGCCGCAAGACCGAAAACGGCTACAAGGAAATCTGCTTCCCCGTGACCAAGGAGTTCCGAGAACAGCTCCACAAGGCAGTACTGGACAGCTACCAGCAGGCCGTATCCATGAACCAAGCCTCGGTGCAGCCGCAAGAAGCTGCACCAGAACAGTCCCAGCCGCCCATGCAGATGGGCGGTATGTAAATACCCCGTCAACCCAATAACAAAAACATTTTGGAGGTAAAATACCATGAAAAAAATAATGAACAAGATTACCTATAAGGCGAATATGCTGGCAGTCAGGGCAAGAACGCCGCTCACCAACAACCGTGGGGAGGGCTTCGTAGATACAGCCATTAAGATTTTAATGGCTGTGGTCATCGGTGCTCTGGTGCTGGCCGGATTGTATCTGCTCTTCGACCAGACCGTGCTACCCACCCTCACCCAGCGTATCAAAGAAATGTTCAACTATGCCGGATAAGCTGGCCGCTGCGCAAGCGGTCTTTTTTATTGCCCTATTGTGTTCGGCATCGGCGATTGACTTTGCGAAACGCATTATTCCCAACTGGCTTAGTATCGCTATTGCCACTATTTCCATATTGGATTTTACACCAGTTAAAATGCTGGGAATCCTTGTTGCCCTGCCGTTTTTAGTGGCAGCAATATTCTGTGGTGGCATGGGCGGCGGCGATATCAAGCTGATGGCGGCCTGCGGTCTTGTGCTGGGGCTTCCAAAAGGATTGCTTGCGGCAACTGCAGGATTAAGCCTGCTGCTGCTCTACGTGGTAGTGTATCGGATTTTTTGCAAGGTGCAAAGACGGGAGGCGCAAAACGCCTTCCCTCTTGCACCTTTTTTATCGGCGGGCTGTCTGCTCGCTTACTTCATTTAAGGGAGGAAATCAAACCATGAGTTTTTTTAAGAATAGAACGGTTATTGGCGTGATTTGCATTGTGCTGTCCTTGCTGATCTGCTTTGCCGTAACGCCGCTGTTTAACCAGAGCATCAGCCAGAAAACTGAGATCGTGCGGGTGACCAAGCCCATCAAAATAGGGGAAGCCATCACCAAAGACATGGTGCAAACCGTGGAGGTGGGCGGCTACAATCTGCCGGAGGATGTGGTCAGGCATACGGATACGGTGATCGGCAAATTTGCCTCCGCTGATTTGGTGTCGGGAGATTATATAATCGGCTCCAAAATCGCTGATGCCCCTGCTGCGGAAAACGCCTATCTCTACAACCTGACCGGAGAAAAACAGGCCATTTCCATATCGGTCAAGAGCTTTGCCGCAGGGCTGTCCGGCAAACTGGTTTCCGGGGATATTGTGTCCATCGTTGCTCCAGATTACAAAAAACAGGGTGTAACGGTCATTCCGCCGGAGCTGCAGTATGTGGAGGTCATCGCTGTCACCGCAGGCAGCGGATATGATGCCAACACCGGAGAACAGAAAAAGGATAAGGATGAAAAGGAACTTCCTGCTACTGTCACCCTGCTGGTTACCCCGGAACAGAGCAAAATCCTTGCCGAGCTGGAAGCAGACGGAACCCTTCATGTGTCCCTCGTTTACCGTGGCAGCAAGGAAAATGCGGCAAAGTTTACCGAGGCGCAGGACTTGGTGCTTTCCAAGCTATATCCCGATAAGCTGGAAACTCAGGAAAGCGAGGATAACAGCCAGCCGGAATCACCTGCGAATACACCGGTGGAAAGCGAGGCTGAGTAAATGCTGAACTTCAAAAAAGGCGGTCTGTTCAGTCGCAAGGACAATATAGAGCCTCCGGAGGTAGAACCGGATAACGCCGCACAGGTACTGGCGGTTTGGGGCAGCCCCGGCTGCGGCAAGACCACGGTGGCGGTCAAACTGGCGAAATATCTGGCAGACAGAAAGAAGAATGTAGTGCTGCTTTTATGCGACTGCACCACGCCAATGCTTCCCTGCATCTGCCCGCCCGGAGATTTGGAGGGCGACCACTCGCTGGGAAGCATTCTTGCTGCCAATTCCATTACCGAATCGCTGGTGAAAAACAACTGCAATACCCATAAGCGGATGAGCCATCTGGCGGTCATCGGTCTGCAAAAGGGAGAAAACGAAAACTGCTATCCTCCCGTTACACCGGCTCTGATAAAACAGCTTATCGAAGTGCTGCGTGGTATGGAAAGCTATGTGGTTATCGATTGCGGTAGCTCCATCTACTTTGACGAACTGTCCACCATCTCCATTCTGGAGGCCGATGCGGTGCTGCGGCTCATAAACTGCGATTTGAAATCGGTCAGCTACCTGTCCAGCCAGCAGGAGTATCTGCGGATGGCCGGGTTTGACTTTGATAAGATGTATAAGGCAGTCAGTAATGTAAAATCCAATGAAGCCAGTCAAAACATGGAACAGGTGCTGGGCAATGCTGTGTTTACCCTTCCTCACTCCCCGGAACTGGAGGCTCAGGTGCTGGCCGGAAACCTATTCGCTGATTTGTCCCTGAAAGACAGTCGGGGCTTTCGCAGAGAAATCGAAAAAATCGCAAAGGAGGTGTTCGAGATATGAGCAGGCATAACCTGTTTTTTACACCGGAGCAGGAAACCGGGGATTTTCACAGTGTGCTGCAAAAGGTGCAAGGGCATATCGCCGGGCAGCACAGCGAACTGCTATCAGACGGCAACGCTGCCGAAGCCAAGGCGCATATCAAGCGGTATATCGCCAAGTTTGTGCAGGACAGCCGTATGGCGGTAAAAGACATGACACAGCAGCAACTGGTGGATGCGCTCTACACGGAAATGGCCGAATATTCCTTTCTTACCAAGTACATCTTTGCGGACGGAATTGAAGAAATCGACATCAACAGCTGGCGAGATATTGAAATCCAGTACGCCGGTGGGCGCTGTGAGAAATTGGAGGAACACTTCGACAGCCCCCAACACTGTATCAATGTGCTGCGCCGGATGCTTCACGTGTCCGGTACCATTCTGGATGACCAATCCCCTCTGGTGGTCGGTACTCTTGCAGAAAACATCCGTATTGCTGTTATGAAAAGCCCCATTGTGGATGCCAGCGTAGGCGCTGCCGCCTCCATCCGTATCGTCAACCCCAATAACATGGAGAAAGAGGATTTTATAAACGGTGGTACGGCAACCGCTGAAATGCTGGATTTGCTCTCGGAGTTCATCCGCTACGGGATTTCGGTGTGTATTGCCGGGGCTACCAGCAGTGGTAAAACTACTGTGGCAGGATGGCTGCTCACCACCATCCCTGATAACAAGCGCATCTTTACCATTGAAAACGGCAGCCGGGAGCTTTCCCTCATCCGTGAAAAGGACGGCAGGGTCACCAATTCCGTAGTGCATACACTCACCCGCAACAGTGAGAACGAGCTGTACCGCATTGAGCAGATTGATCTTGTGGATATCTCCCTGCGCTTTAATCCGGATATCATCGTGGTCGGCGAAATGCGTGGTGCGGAGGCTAATGCTGCACAGGAAGTAGCCCGCACCGGTGTGGCTGTGGTTACCACCATCCACTCCAATTCCTGCGAATCCACCTACCGCCGTATGGTTTCCCTGTGTAAGCGGGCTGTGGATATGTCGGATGAAACCCTCATGGGCTATGTGACCGAGGCCTATCCCATTATCGTGTTCTGCAAACAGCTGGAAAACAAGCAGCGCAGGCTCATGGAAATCATGGAGTGCGAAATCCTGCCGGACAACAGCCGCCATTACCGCACCCTGTTCCGGTACGAGATTACCGAAAACCGCTATGAAAACAATCAATTTTATATTACCGGACACCATGTAACAGTCAATCCCATATCCGACAGCCTATGTAAACGGCTGTTAGAGAATGGTATGCCGCAGGAACGCATCAATCTTCTTAAGAAAGGGGGGCAAATATCCGCATGACAACCATTCAACTGCTGGCCTGCATCGGTATGATTACAGGCTTTTTTCTACTCATTGGCTTAAAGCCGATGGAATTCACCGATGGGCTGTTTTCCTTTCTCACCAAAGAAAAGAAATCCATCAAGGATGAGATCAAAGCGGCACAGCGCTGCCAAAAGCCGGGATTTCTGAAACAGCAAATTCATATGGCTCAGGAGGTGCTGGCCATGACCGGCAGGAGCAATCGCTTTTCTCTGATTTGCGCCTGCTCTTTACTACTGTTTGCCATCGGTGCCGCTATCGCCATTGTAATGGGCAACTTCTTTCTGGCTCCGGTGATGGCTGTGGGCTTTATGATGTTGCCCTTTTGGTATGTGCAGCTTACCGCCAGCCATTTTAAAAAGGATATCGCAGCCGAGCTGGAAACGGCTCTCTCCATTGTCACCACAGCCTACCTGAGAAGTGAAAATATATTGACTGCTGTGGAGGAAAACATCCACTATCTGAACCCGCCGGTGCATCAGGTGTTTAAGGATTTTGTCCTGCGGGTCAAGCTGATTGATCCCGATGTGCTGGAGGCCATCAAGGTGCTGCGCACCAAAATCGACAACGAAGTATTCCGTGAATGGTGTGATGCCCTATGTGACTGCCAGCATGACCGTAGCCTGAAAAGTACCCTGACTCCCATCGTTTCAAAACTCAGTGATATTCGGATTGTGAACGGCGATCTGGAATACCTTGTGTTTGAACCCCGCAAGGAATTTATCATCATGGTCATCTTTGTCATCGGCAATGTTCCCCTCATGTATCTCCTGAACAAAAGCTGGTATGACACGCTGATGCATACTTCGTTGGGGCAGATTATCCTGGCTATCAGCGCTGCCCTTATCTTTGTTTCTACGGCTTGTGTCATTAAGCTGACAAAACCAATCGAGTACAGGAGGTGACGAGGATGGGATTACTGTTTTTATTTGGAGTCACCTTAGCGGCGGGGCTGTTCTTTGTCTTTTTGGATGTGCTGCGCCTACCGTACCTCAGCACCGCCAAGGCCATGCTGAACACCACAAGAGCAGAGAAAAAAGCAGCAAGGAGCTTGGAAACCTATCTCATGACTTGGGCGGTAAAGCTCTCTAAATATATCCGCATGGACGAATACCGTAAACATCGGCTGAAAAATGTGCTGAAAGCCACCGGTATGAATATGGAGCCGGAGGTTTATCAAGCCTATGCGCTGGTGAAATCCGGCGTAATTCTGCTGATGGCAATCCCTGCGGGCTTTATTTTCCCTTTGCTGGTGCCGGTGGTGGTGTTCCTTGCGGTCATGGTGTACTTTAAGGAAACTAAAAAGGCAGATGAAAGGCTGTCCGCAAAGCGAGCCTCCGTAGAAAAGGAGCTGCCCCGTTTTGTTGCCAACATCGAACAGGAGCTAAAAGCCTCCCGTGATGTGCTGGCCATCGTAGAAAACTACAAGAAAAACGCTGGGGAAGCCTTTGCCGGGGAGCTGACCATGCTGGCTGCGGATATGCGCTCCTCCAGCTACGAAGCTGCCCTTACCCGGTTTGAGGCAAGGCTCAATTCGCCCATGCTCTCGGACGTGGTGCGAGGCCTTATCGGTGTACTGCGTGGGGATGACAGCACGGTGTATTTTCAGATGCTGGCGCATGATTTCAAACAGCTGGAGTTGCAGCGCCTAAAAAGCGAGGCGCAAAAGATACCGCCGAAAATCCGTGTGTTTTCCTTTCTCATGCTGATGTGTTTCCTGTTCACCTATCTGGCCATCATTGCCTATGAGATCATCAAATCCCTCGGCGGAATGTTTTAGGGAGGGGTGAGTATGAAGAAAATTCTAAAATCCAAACGTGGCGAGGGCTACATTGATGTGTGT includes:
- a CDS encoding secretion protein F, with amino-acid sequence MGLLFLFGVTLAAGLFFVFLDVLRLPYLSTAKAMLNTTRAEKKAARSLETYLMTWAVKLSKYIRMDEYRKHRLKNVLKATGMNMEPEVYQAYALVKSGVILLMAIPAGFIFPLLVPVVVFLAVMVYFKETKKADERLSAKRASVEKELPRFVANIEQELKASRDVLAIVENYKKNAGEAFAGELTMLAADMRSSSYEAALTRFEARLNSPMLSDVVRGLIGVLRGDDSTVYFQMLAHDFKQLELQRLKSEAQKIPPKIRVFSFLMLMCFLFTYLAIIAYEIIKSLGGMF
- a CDS encoding DNA adenine methylase; translated protein: MGGKKALRNIIYRLFPKDFGRYIEVFGGGGWVLFGRPPDCKGMEVYNDFNGNLTNLFYCVKNRPLAFLKQLGFLPLNSRYEFNVLRQFFEKDEFDTEYLQEELELAQHNLPPPAFEELKAILLEQAEPSDVWRAAAFFKLIRYSYGSGCTSYGCQPFDIRKVFAVIWEASRRLANTVVENKDFEALIRQYDRDDAFFYCDPPYYMTEGHYAVEFLKTDHQRLRDTLAGCKGKWMVSYNDCEFIRELYQDYTITPVTRLNNLAQRYDGGCEYPEVIITNYDPKERENDMFQMNLFDLCFGGEGENDSD
- the cpaB gene encoding Flp pilus assembly protein CpaB, giving the protein MSFFKNRTVIGVICIVLSLLICFAVTPLFNQSISQKTEIVRVTKPIKIGEAITKDMVQTVEVGGYNLPEDVVRHTDTVIGKFASADLVSGDYIIGSKIADAPAAENAYLYNLTGEKQAISISVKSFAAGLSGKLVSGDIVSIVAPDYKKQGVTVIPPELQYVEVIAVTAGSGYDANTGEQKKDKDEKELPATVTLLVTPEQSKILAELEADGTLHVSLVYRGSKENAAKFTEAQDLVLSKLYPDKLETQESEDNSQPESPANTPVESEAE
- a CDS encoding SpoVG family protein, with amino-acid sequence MPDVDVKINSMYPPGTSGNIRAYASATVDGCLGIRGIKVVEGGRDGLFVSMPSRKTENGYKEICFPVTKEFREQLHKAVLDSYQQAVSMNQASVQPQEAAPEQSQPPMQMGGM
- a CDS encoding division/cell wall cluster transcriptional repressor MraZ, which produces MKNKPIYKLMDGKGRVLIPKELRTASGMDYGDIVRLNISNGMVSVQKVDIIEIGDQSPEAVEAYVRAAFKTMPDDTRLSLISDLTALLQQKKEG
- a CDS encoding YodL domain-containing protein gives rise to the protein MRNIRMEKDIILYYGNPAGYVSGDKAVVDPLFESEELKAFLSRQKDISEVKWTDGIYDRLVNGQRDNQELTLLKSCRVWQLKPESDLRMRFISLADFCKKFGEPKISDYQTVYDGEVETNDLEALYTKFNTAHPPGYVGHSLSMSDVLELYDENGSSFYYCDRFGFQEIGFAPPAQSQTMQL
- a CDS encoding prepilin peptidase; this encodes MPDKLAAAQAVFFIALLCSASAIDFAKRIIPNWLSIAIATISILDFTPVKMLGILVALPFLVAAIFCGGMGGGDIKLMAACGLVLGLPKGLLAATAGLSLLLLYVVVYRIFCKVQRREAQNAFPLAPFLSAGCLLAYFI
- a CDS encoding DUF6133 family protein, which translates into the protein MKKIMNKITYKANMLAVRARTPLTNNRGEGFVDTAIKILMAVVIGALVLAGLYLLFDQTVLPTLTQRIKEMFNYAG
- a CDS encoding nucleotide-binding protein codes for the protein MLNFKKGGLFSRKDNIEPPEVEPDNAAQVLAVWGSPGCGKTTVAVKLAKYLADRKKNVVLLLCDCTTPMLPCICPPGDLEGDHSLGSILAANSITESLVKNNCNTHKRMSHLAVIGLQKGENENCYPPVTPALIKQLIEVLRGMESYVVIDCGSSIYFDELSTISILEADAVLRLINCDLKSVSYLSSQQEYLRMAGFDFDKMYKAVSNVKSNEASQNMEQVLGNAVFTLPHSPELEAQVLAGNLFADLSLKDSRGFRREIEKIAKEVFEI
- a CDS encoding type II secretion system F family protein is translated as MTTIQLLACIGMITGFFLLIGLKPMEFTDGLFSFLTKEKKSIKDEIKAAQRCQKPGFLKQQIHMAQEVLAMTGRSNRFSLICACSLLLFAIGAAIAIVMGNFFLAPVMAVGFMMLPFWYVQLTASHFKKDIAAELETALSIVTTAYLRSENILTAVEENIHYLNPPVHQVFKDFVLRVKLIDPDVLEAIKVLRTKIDNEVFREWCDALCDCQHDRSLKSTLTPIVSKLSDIRIVNGDLEYLVFEPRKEFIIMVIFVIGNVPLMYLLNKSWYDTLMHTSLGQIILAISAALIFVSTACVIKLTKPIEYRR
- a CDS encoding CpaF/VirB11 family protein; this translates as MSRHNLFFTPEQETGDFHSVLQKVQGHIAGQHSELLSDGNAAEAKAHIKRYIAKFVQDSRMAVKDMTQQQLVDALYTEMAEYSFLTKYIFADGIEEIDINSWRDIEIQYAGGRCEKLEEHFDSPQHCINVLRRMLHVSGTILDDQSPLVVGTLAENIRIAVMKSPIVDASVGAAASIRIVNPNNMEKEDFINGGTATAEMLDLLSEFIRYGISVCIAGATSSGKTTVAGWLLTTIPDNKRIFTIENGSRELSLIREKDGRVTNSVVHTLTRNSENELYRIEQIDLVDISLRFNPDIIVVGEMRGAEANAAQEVARTGVAVVTTIHSNSCESTYRRMVSLCKRAVDMSDETLMGYVTEAYPIIVFCKQLENKQRRLMEIMECEILPDNSRHYRTLFRYEITENRYENNQFYITGHHVTVNPISDSLCKRLLENGMPQERINLLKKGGQISA